One Campylobacter concisus DNA window includes the following coding sequences:
- a CDS encoding alpha/beta fold hydrolase, whose translation MASRAVKYGSDEYEISYEVVNPKCKKVVLFLHGWGANKEIMKKAFGHYLNDFCHVYIDMPGFGKSSIFKPLRTSDYAKIVANFCAELGIKPDIIAGHSFGGKVATLLKPPYLVLLSSAGIVVKKPFIVQAKIAIFKILKIFGFGKFYKLFATKDVSGMSRVMYETLKNVVDEDFTKHFADFGGRAFIFWGENDKATPVTSGESIDRLIKNSSFFPLSGDHFFFLLHAKFISDEIEKGINFEPNEAKNVVLDDDESGIEEIR comes from the coding sequence ATGGCGAGTAGGGCAGTCAAATACGGCTCAGACGAGTATGAGATCAGCTACGAAGTAGTAAATCCAAAATGCAAAAAGGTAGTGCTCTTCTTGCACGGCTGGGGCGCAAACAAAGAGATAATGAAAAAGGCTTTTGGGCACTATCTAAATGACTTTTGCCACGTCTATATCGACATGCCAGGCTTTGGCAAAAGCTCCATTTTTAAGCCCTTAAGAACAAGCGACTACGCAAAAATCGTTGCAAATTTCTGCGCTGAGCTTGGCATAAAACCAGACATCATCGCAGGACACAGCTTTGGCGGTAAGGTCGCAACGCTTCTAAAACCACCATATCTAGTGCTTTTAAGCTCTGCTGGTATAGTTGTAAAAAAGCCATTTATCGTGCAAGCAAAGATAGCAATTTTTAAAATTTTAAAGATATTTGGCTTTGGTAAATTTTATAAACTCTTTGCCACAAAAGATGTGAGCGGCATGAGCAGAGTGATGTATGAAACCCTAAAAAACGTCGTTGATGAGGATTTTACAAAGCATTTTGCCGATTTTGGGGGCAGGGCTTTTATATTTTGGGGTGAAAATGACAAGGCAACGCCTGTAACAAGCGGCGAGAGCATAGATAGACTTATTAAAAATAGCTCATTTTTCCCGCTTAGTGGCGATCACTTTTTCTTTTTGCTCCACGCTAAATTTATAAGCGACGAGATAGAAAAAGGGATAAATTTTGAGCCAAATGAAGCAAAAAATGTCGTGCTAGATGACGATGAGAGCGGGATCGAGGAGATAAGATGA
- a CDS encoding type II toxin-antitoxin system Phd/YefM family antitoxin, with translation MVTFTKDEIYTATEVVRNFSSVLSRVGASELKRAVIVKNNKFEAVLLNMEEYERLCEAVSVLESIYAAKKRENDGE, from the coding sequence ATGGTAACTTTTACAAAAGATGAAATTTATACAGCAACCGAGGTGGTTAGAAATTTTAGCTCAGTGCTTTCACGTGTGGGAGCTAGCGAGCTAAAACGTGCTGTCATCGTTAAAAACAATAAATTTGAAGCAGTCCTTTTAAATATGGAGGAGTATGAGCGCCTTTGTGAGGCTGTAAGCGTGCTTGAGAGCATTTATGCTGCTAAAAAGAGAGAAAACGATGGCGAGTAG
- a CDS encoding D-alanine--D-alanine ligase, translating into MNLGVIFGAKSFEHEISIVSAIVLKNVLKQELKFIFCDANRDFYLIEQKDMRANFFSSGKYKNSKKLSLAKGGFYAHSLFGANKVECDVIINLIHGMDGEDGKIAALFDFYGVKYIGPRLEASALSYNKELTKSLAQKAGVKALDYEMLTRQSEPKFHYPIILKPARLGSSIGVSVVHDDSELAYAKDVAFEFDKDVLVEPFIKGVKEYNLAGCRIDGKIKFSIVEEPKKKEFLDYEQKYLSFSNENKVKEAEISEELKQKLKFNFSKIYDCGFDGAIIRCDFFVIDDEVYLNEINPNPGSLANYLFEEFESTLNALANSLPKEREIKIDYKFINSITSVKGSGKL; encoded by the coding sequence ATGAATTTAGGCGTGATATTTGGGGCAAAGAGTTTTGAGCATGAGATAAGCATAGTAAGCGCGATAGTTTTAAAAAACGTCCTAAAACAGGAGCTAAAATTTATATTTTGCGATGCAAATAGGGACTTTTACTTGATCGAGCAAAAAGATATGAGGGCAAATTTCTTTAGCTCTGGCAAATACAAAAACTCAAAGAAGCTATCTTTAGCAAAGGGCGGCTTTTACGCGCACTCGCTTTTTGGCGCAAACAAAGTTGAATGTGACGTCATTATAAATTTGATCCACGGTATGGACGGCGAAGATGGCAAGATAGCGGCACTTTTTGACTTTTACGGAGTCAAATATATAGGTCCAAGGCTTGAAGCAAGCGCGCTTAGCTACAACAAAGAGCTTACTAAATCTCTAGCACAAAAGGCTGGTGTAAAGGCGCTTGACTATGAGATGCTAACTCGTCAAAGCGAGCCAAAATTTCACTATCCTATTATATTAAAGCCAGCAAGGCTAGGCAGCAGCATCGGCGTGAGCGTCGTGCATGATGATAGTGAGCTTGCCTACGCAAAAGACGTGGCGTTTGAATTTGACAAAGATGTTTTGGTAGAGCCCTTTATAAAAGGCGTCAAAGAGTACAACCTTGCAGGCTGCAGGATCGATGGAAAGATCAAATTTTCTATCGTCGAAGAGCCAAAAAAGAAAGAATTTCTTGACTACGAGCAAAAATATCTAAGTTTTTCAAACGAAAACAAGGTAAAAGAGGCGGAAATTTCTGAAGAGCTAAAACAAAAGCTTAAATTTAACTTTTCTAAAATTTATGATTGTGGATTTGACGGAGCGATCATTAGATGCGACTTTTTCGTGATAGATGACGAGGTCTATCTAAATGAGATCAATCCAAACCCAGGAAGCCTTGCAAACTACCTATTTGAGGAGTTTGAAAGCACGCTAAATGCCCTTGCAAACTCACTTCCAAAAGAGCGTGAGATAAAGATTGATTATAAATTTATAAACTCGATCACTTCGGTAAAAGGTAGCGGTAAGCTCTAG
- the ruvA gene encoding Holliday junction branch migration protein RuvA, translating into MIKAIEGVVTKKEPAFAILKINSGVSYGIFISLFCSAKLSKGEKVELAITQVIREDANLLYGFLDANEQKMFEMLIKLNGIGASTAMAVCSSLSSQAFTNAIISGDADTFKSVPGIGPKTARRIIAELSDAKLINDESVPSYQNEALLALEALGFKREKIVKILPDCKSENTSDLIKEALKKLG; encoded by the coding sequence ATGATAAAAGCAATCGAAGGCGTCGTTACAAAAAAAGAACCCGCATTTGCCATACTTAAGATAAATAGCGGCGTAAGTTATGGGATTTTCATCTCGCTTTTTTGCTCAGCAAAACTTAGTAAAGGCGAAAAGGTCGAGCTTGCCATAACGCAGGTCATAAGAGAAGACGCAAATTTACTCTACGGCTTTTTAGACGCAAACGAGCAAAAGATGTTTGAGATGCTTATCAAGCTAAATGGCATCGGAGCTAGCACAGCGATGGCGGTTTGCTCAAGCCTTAGCTCGCAGGCATTTACAAACGCCATAATAAGTGGCGACGCAGACACCTTTAAAAGTGTGCCAGGCATCGGACCAAAGACAGCTAGGCGCATAATAGCCGAGCTAAGTGACGCTAAACTTATAAACGATGAGAGCGTGCCAAGCTACCAAAATGAGGCGCTTTTGGCACTTGAGGCACTTGGCTTTAAACGTGAGAAGATAGTGAAAATTTTGCCTGATTGCAAGAGTGAAAACACGAGCGATCTTATAAAAGAGGCACTTAAAAAACTAGGATAA
- a CDS encoding flagellar assembly protein A, with the protein MSENVQENERFLPPTQIQTSTPYLSLKELSKQYSVPVEFVDFRLSNILTYYKNKDNVEPVFVPEENLSFFDDNTFYLDETLEIEQVYDVEFFDVRLNATPKLPKIDIGVNSTITKVIAKVRASKECEYEQHYEDKLYEYIAKQLMKAQILIGIRIGKLKEELKQIASIIHVKGELDKDYTLNLTQGINPKKAIDAKIIYYYKDKLDDIKEEDKVDYADRGFVFGVAKDELIMEEKKSHEGANGRDVRGKLIEVPKPKEDSEKEISISENIERVENDESIKYIAKKAGYVVEKNGSFDIEERIEINEANFKTTGSIQAGTDTNVTLVVRETDTIKDAIGTGIIVEADEIEVKGNVGANAMVKANDVNIGGQTHQKAKIYAKHAKISIHIGKVEAESVEIDRLEGGTVIAKRVKINSVVGGSITAQNIQIDTLGSNCTITASHLIDVRYLRGTDNKFIIDASKMPESVEATQDQLSKIESTKSELATLLKNIESKKNVINENKDSIYTIKAKIEELSKAKVIPPVTFMKKLKEYQGLVNEYNTLLRIFKEKKELLADLKDELEIMQNGIFSAKVINRGNWIELNEIRFVIVDPPQNVTYISKQNETAHVITLDKFDNGGEVEYKIKKSNKLEDYADINFMEQKVK; encoded by the coding sequence TTGAGCGAAAACGTGCAAGAAAACGAGAGATTTTTACCGCCAACGCAAATTCAAACTTCAACACCTTATCTATCGCTTAAAGAGCTAAGCAAACAATACAGCGTGCCGGTAGAATTTGTGGATTTTAGGCTTTCAAACATCCTCACATACTATAAAAATAAAGATAACGTCGAGCCAGTTTTTGTCCCTGAAGAAAATTTAAGCTTTTTTGATGACAACACATTTTATCTTGACGAGACGCTAGAGATCGAGCAGGTCTATGACGTGGAGTTTTTTGACGTGAGGCTAAATGCCACGCCAAAGCTACCAAAGATCGACATCGGCGTAAATTCAACCATAACAAAGGTCATCGCAAAGGTTAGAGCGAGCAAAGAGTGCGAATACGAGCAGCACTACGAAGATAAGCTTTATGAATACATCGCAAAGCAGCTCATGAAAGCTCAAATTTTAATAGGCATAAGGATCGGCAAGCTAAAAGAGGAGCTAAAGCAAATCGCCTCGATAATCCACGTAAAAGGCGAGCTTGACAAGGACTACACGCTAAATTTAACCCAGGGCATCAACCCTAAAAAAGCGATCGACGCAAAGATCATCTACTACTACAAAGATAAGCTTGATGATATAAAAGAAGAAGATAAGGTTGATTACGCTGATAGGGGCTTTGTCTTTGGCGTGGCAAAAGATGAGCTTATCATGGAAGAGAAAAAGTCTCACGAAGGGGCAAATGGACGCGACGTAAGAGGCAAACTTATAGAGGTGCCAAAGCCAAAAGAAGATAGTGAAAAAGAGATAAGCATAAGCGAAAATATCGAGCGCGTAGAAAATGATGAAAGTATAAAATATATCGCTAAAAAAGCAGGCTACGTGGTCGAGAAAAACGGCTCTTTTGATATAGAAGAGCGCATAGAGATAAATGAAGCAAATTTTAAAACGACTGGCTCGATCCAAGCAGGCACCGACACAAACGTCACATTAGTAGTTCGTGAGACTGACACTATAAAAGATGCTATCGGCACTGGCATCATCGTGGAGGCTGACGAGATCGAGGTAAAAGGAAACGTCGGCGCAAATGCGATGGTCAAAGCAAATGATGTAAATATCGGCGGTCAAACTCACCAAAAGGCTAAAATTTACGCCAAACACGCCAAAATTTCTATCCACATCGGCAAGGTGGAGGCTGAAAGCGTCGAGATAGATAGGCTTGAAGGTGGCACTGTCATAGCAAAAAGAGTAAAAATTAATAGCGTAGTTGGTGGCTCTATAACAGCTCAAAATATCCAGATAGACACACTTGGCTCAAACTGCACCATCACAGCCTCGCATCTAATCGACGTTAGATACCTAAGAGGCACTGATAATAAATTTATCATTGACGCTAGCAAGATGCCTGAGAGTGTGGAGGCTACGCAAGATCAGCTAAGCAAGATCGAAAGCACCAAGTCTGAGCTGGCTACGCTTCTAAAAAACATAGAGAGCAAGAAAAACGTCATCAACGAGAACAAAGACTCGATCTATACGATAAAAGCTAAGATCGAGGAGCTCTCAAAAGCCAAAGTGATACCGCCAGTTACGTTTATGAAAAAGCTAAAAGAGTATCAAGGGCTCGTTAATGAGTATAACACCTTGCTTAGGATATTTAAAGAGAAAAAAGAGCTTTTGGCTGATCTAAAAGATGAGCTTGAGATCATGCAAAATGGCATATTCTCAGCCAAAGTGATAAACAGAGGCAACTGGATCGAGCTAAATGAGATAAGGTTTGTCATCGTCGATCCTCCGCAAAATGTCACCTACATCTCGAAGCAAAACGAGACCGCCCACGTCATCACGCTAGATAAATTTGATAACGGCGGCGAGGTCGAATACAAGATCAAAAAGTCAAACAAACTTGAAGACTACGCGGATATAAATTTCATGGAACAAAAGGTCAAATGA
- the murJ gene encoding murein biosynthesis integral membrane protein MurJ: protein MFIKGFFSNSVGIMTSRILGLMRDLLTASILGAGIFSDLFFIAFKIPNLFRRIFGEGAFTQAFLPNFTNNKKKAIFQAEIFIKFLLFIGILTLLVNLFTPYFIKIIASGLSEQNITDAVPLVRINFYYLALVYIVTFMGALLQYKGHFATTAFSTALLNLAMIASLLLARGKSESVVALYLSFGVVAGGILQVLVHLIAMKFNALNKIFWGGLSGYFKGKRAQGKGFFINFYHGLLGSSAMQISAFMDTWLASFLVSGSISYLFYANRIFQLPLAIFAIALSQALFPKITRLLKQKDEANALVWTKKSFYLLLCALLAATIAGVVLSEFIIWLLFERGNFVRANTTECAKVLSAYLVGLTPFGLAKIFSLWLYANMKQKEAAKISIICLVINLILAVILMQKFGAAGLAFASSLGGFLQLILYIRAFGAKRFLAIIEPKFIAAIAILAVLLYFGLTFLKDIFNANF from the coding sequence ATGTTTATAAAAGGCTTTTTTTCAAACTCAGTTGGCATCATGACTTCAAGGATTTTAGGGCTTATGAGAGACCTTTTGACGGCCTCTATCCTTGGTGCTGGCATATTTAGCGACCTTTTTTTTATAGCATTTAAGATACCAAATTTATTTCGCCGTATCTTTGGTGAGGGCGCTTTTACACAGGCATTTTTGCCAAATTTTACAAATAACAAGAAAAAAGCGATCTTTCAGGCTGAAATTTTCATCAAATTTCTACTTTTTATAGGTATTTTGACGCTTCTTGTAAATTTATTTACGCCTTACTTTATAAAGATCATCGCAAGCGGCTTGAGCGAGCAAAATATCACAGACGCAGTGCCACTTGTGCGCATAAATTTCTACTATCTAGCCCTTGTCTATATCGTCACTTTCATGGGGGCACTACTTCAGTATAAAGGGCACTTTGCAACGACTGCGTTTTCTACTGCACTGCTAAATTTAGCCATGATCGCTTCACTACTTTTGGCTCGTGGCAAGAGCGAGAGCGTGGTCGCACTTTATCTTAGCTTTGGCGTCGTTGCAGGCGGCATTTTGCAGGTTTTGGTGCATCTAATCGCTATGAAATTTAACGCCTTAAATAAAATTTTTTGGGGCGGTCTAAGCGGATATTTTAAGGGCAAAAGAGCGCAGGGTAAAGGCTTTTTCATAAATTTCTACCACGGCTTGCTTGGCTCAAGTGCGATGCAGATAAGCGCATTTATGGACACTTGGTTAGCTAGCTTTTTAGTAAGCGGCTCGATAAGCTACCTCTTTTATGCAAATAGAATTTTCCAGCTCCCACTTGCTATCTTTGCGATCGCGCTCTCTCAGGCACTCTTTCCAAAGATCACTAGGCTTTTAAAACAAAAAGATGAAGCCAACGCCCTAGTTTGGACGAAAAAGAGCTTTTACCTGCTTCTTTGCGCCCTGCTAGCAGCCACGATCGCAGGCGTTGTGCTAAGTGAGTTTATCATCTGGCTCTTGTTTGAGAGAGGGAATTTCGTAAGGGCAAACACGACCGAGTGCGCCAAGGTGCTAAGTGCCTATTTGGTGGGGCTCACGCCATTTGGACTGGCTAAAATTTTCTCACTTTGGCTCTATGCAAATATGAAGCAAAAAGAGGCAGCCAAAATTTCTATCATCTGCCTTGTGATAAATTTGATCCTAGCAGTCATTTTGATGCAGAAATTTGGAGCTGCCGGCCTTGCATTTGCAAGCTCGCTCGGGGGATTTTTACAGCTTATTTTATATATAAGAGCCTTTGGAGCTAAGCGATTTTTAGCTATAATCGAGCCTAAATTTATAGCCGCTATCGCTATTTTGGCGGTTTTGCTCTATTTTGGTTTAACATTTTTAAAGGATATATTTAATGCGAATTTTTGA
- the cysS gene encoding cysteine--tRNA ligase gives MRIFDTSKREKVEFSPIKDGEVSIYLCGPTVYDDAHLGHAKSAVSFDLLRRVLKALGYKVKFARNYTDIDDKILNKMAQTGQSLEEITNKYIAHYESDMGALNVLDPDFKPKATQCLEAIISYIKVLMDRGVAYKTSDGIYFDTSKDSGYFSISGKDNNTDLIARVASFGEKRDEKDFVLWKFDEKWYESPFGKGRPGWHTECVAMIREFLSDKENDKFEIDIHAGGIDLLFPHHENEASQCRCAYHKNLSKYWMHNGFIKVNNEKMSKSLNNSFFVKDALKNVHGEVLRYYLLTSHYRAHFNYSDEDLVASKKRLDKIYRLKKRVDGVQAGAINESFKSELLEALSDDLNASKALASVDEFVKTANERLDNNPKDKAYKAEVLANLGLIGEILGIAITNYVEYFQFGVSDEQKEHIQKLLDERAVAKKERNFARADEIRDELAKMNISIMDTPNGAVWERNNE, from the coding sequence ATGCGAATTTTTGATACTTCTAAAAGAGAAAAGGTTGAGTTTAGCCCTATTAAAGATGGCGAGGTTAGCATCTACCTGTGCGGCCCAACGGTCTATGACGACGCGCATTTAGGACATGCAAAGTCAGCCGTTAGCTTTGATCTTTTAAGAAGGGTCTTAAAAGCGCTTGGCTACAAGGTCAAATTTGCAAGAAACTACACCGACATCGACGATAAAATTTTAAATAAAATGGCGCAAACTGGCCAAAGCCTAGAGGAGATCACAAACAAATATATAGCGCACTACGAGAGCGACATGGGCGCTTTAAATGTGCTTGATCCAGACTTTAAACCAAAGGCTACGCAGTGCTTGGAGGCGATCATTAGCTACATCAAGGTGCTTATGGATAGAGGTGTGGCGTATAAGACGAGCGATGGAATTTACTTTGATACGAGCAAGGATAGTGGCTATTTTAGCATTAGCGGTAAGGATAATAACACCGATCTAATCGCGCGTGTGGCAAGTTTTGGCGAGAAAAGAGATGAAAAAGACTTCGTGCTTTGGAAATTTGACGAAAAATGGTACGAGAGCCCATTTGGCAAGGGTCGCCCTGGCTGGCACACCGAGTGCGTGGCGATGATAAGGGAGTTTTTAAGCGACAAAGAAAATGATAAATTTGAGATCGACATCCACGCTGGCGGCATCGACCTACTCTTTCCGCACCACGAAAATGAGGCAAGCCAGTGCAGATGTGCCTATCACAAAAATTTGAGCAAATACTGGATGCACAATGGCTTTATAAAAGTAAATAACGAAAAGATGAGCAAGAGCCTAAATAACAGCTTTTTCGTAAAGGACGCCCTAAAAAACGTTCATGGCGAAGTGCTTAGATATTACTTGCTTACAAGCCATTATAGGGCGCATTTTAACTATTCAGATGAAGACCTAGTAGCTTCAAAAAAGAGACTTGATAAAATTTACCGCCTCAAAAAAAGGGTTGATGGCGTGCAAGCAGGTGCTATAAACGAGAGCTTTAAAAGCGAGCTACTTGAAGCGCTAAGTGATGATCTAAACGCCTCAAAGGCGCTTGCAAGCGTCGATGAGTTTGTAAAAACGGCAAATGAAAGACTTGATAATAATCCAAAAGATAAAGCTTATAAGGCTGAAGTGTTAGCAAATTTGGGTCTTATAGGCGAAATTTTAGGCATTGCTATCACAAACTATGTGGAGTATTTTCAGTTTGGCGTAAGTGACGAGCAAAAAGAGCATATCCAAAAACTGCTTGATGAGCGCGCGGTAGCTAAAAAAGAGAGAAATTTCGCAAGGGCTGATGAGATAAGAGATGAGCTAGCAAAGATGAATATCTCTATCATGGATACGCCAAATGGCGCGGTTTGGGAGAGAAATAATGAATAA
- a CDS encoding ABC transporter ATP-binding protein: MNNFGLKDVLKRFGPYFKDYIPHFIFAIIGMGLASGGTAVSAYLVEPVLNKIFVEKNEKLLYILPCAIIAIYVIKNIGTFMQAYFTAYIGQDTIRRFREKMVANLLNLDMDFFNEFRTGELISRTTNDIDRIRSIVSSMIPELTREFITIIGLLCVVVYQSPKLAFFALVVMPVAIYPISRLAKRMKKISKQSQEKTSDITSALSEIFTNIEIIKANNAQEYEHSRFVDENNKFFRLNLKSVKIEQLVSPLMETIGSIGVAAVIIIGGKDVIDGHINMGAFFSFLTALFMLYTPLKRIVNIYNKMQDAIAASERTFFLMDKVSQIKDGQKELNEEINLIKFNDVRLSYGDKEVLKGINLEANKSEFIALVGSSGGGKSSLMNLLMRFYDVNGGEILINGINLKDIKIHSLRQNIGLVTQRVYIFNDTVAKNVAYGREFNEDAVINALKLANAYEFVSKLDDGINTILNEFGTNLSGGQRQRIAIARALYQNPQILIFDEATSALDNESEKEITKAINNLRSKKIIFVIAHRLSTVENADKIAVLSDGKIIDSGSDEELSKRNEIYARLKGKALV, translated from the coding sequence ATGAATAATTTTGGCTTAAAAGATGTGCTAAAGCGCTTTGGTCCATATTTTAAAGATTATATCCCACACTTTATTTTTGCCATCATCGGCATGGGTCTTGCCAGTGGCGGAACGGCGGTAAGTGCCTATCTCGTTGAGCCTGTGCTAAATAAAATTTTCGTTGAGAAAAACGAAAAGTTGCTCTACATCTTGCCTTGCGCCATCATCGCGATCTACGTTATAAAAAACATCGGAACCTTCATGCAGGCCTATTTTACGGCATATATCGGGCAAGATACGATTAGGAGATTTCGCGAAAAGATGGTTGCAAACCTTTTAAATTTAGATATGGATTTTTTCAATGAATTTAGAACTGGCGAGCTAATCAGCAGAACGACAAACGACATCGACCGCATAAGATCGATAGTCTCAAGCATGATCCCTGAACTTACGAGGGAATTTATAACTATCATCGGGCTTCTTTGCGTCGTTGTCTATCAAAGTCCAAAGCTGGCATTTTTCGCCCTTGTTGTCATGCCAGTAGCGATCTATCCGATCTCGCGCCTTGCTAAAAGGATGAAAAAAATTTCAAAGCAGTCACAAGAAAAAACATCTGACATCACCTCTGCACTTAGTGAAATTTTTACAAATATCGAGATAATCAAAGCAAATAACGCCCAAGAATACGAGCATTCACGCTTTGTTGATGAAAATAATAAATTTTTTAGGCTAAATTTAAAAAGCGTAAAGATCGAGCAGCTAGTAAGCCCGCTAATGGAGACCATAGGCTCAATAGGCGTGGCAGCTGTTATAATAATAGGCGGCAAAGACGTCATCGACGGGCATATAAATATGGGTGCATTTTTCTCGTTTTTAACAGCGCTTTTCATGCTCTACACTCCGCTAAAACGCATCGTAAATATCTACAACAAGATGCAAGACGCCATCGCAGCAAGCGAGAGGACCTTTTTCTTGATGGATAAGGTAAGCCAGATAAAAGATGGCCAAAAAGAGCTAAACGAAGAGATAAATTTGATCAAATTTAACGACGTCCGCCTAAGCTACGGCGACAAAGAGGTCTTAAAAGGGATAAATTTAGAGGCAAATAAGTCAGAATTTATAGCCCTTGTTGGCTCAAGTGGCGGCGGAAAAAGCTCGCTTATGAATTTGCTTATGAGATTTTACGATGTAAATGGCGGAGAAATTTTGATAAATGGTATAAATTTAAAAGATATCAAAATTCACTCACTTCGCCAAAACATCGGCCTTGTAACCCAGCGCGTATATATCTTTAACGACACAGTTGCTAAAAACGTGGCTTACGGCAGAGAATTTAACGAAGATGCCGTGATAAACGCACTAAAACTAGCAAATGCTTACGAATTTGTAAGCAAGCTTGATGATGGCATAAACACTATCTTAAATGAATTTGGCACCAACCTCTCAGGCGGCCAAAGACAGCGTATCGCCATAGCTAGAGCGCTCTATCAAAACCCACAAATTCTCATCTTTGACGAGGCTACATCAGCACTTGATAATGAGAGCGAAAAAGAGATCACAAAGGCGATAAATAATCTAAGAAGCAAGAAGATCATCTTTGTCATCGCTCACCGCCTAAGCACGGTTGAAAATGCCGATAAGATCGCGGTTTTAAGTGATGGCAAGATCATTGATAGTGGAAGCGACGAGGAGCTTAGCAAGAGAAATGAAATTTATGCAAGACTTAAGGGCAAAGCCTTAGTTTAA
- a CDS encoding quinone-dependent dihydroorotate dehydrogenase, whose translation MSLNYNTLKSIFFKFDPETAHKIAEVAMVGANKIFPGSLSFLAHKCVVDDNALKQNLFSSTYHNPVGIAGGFDKNATMFEALTALGFGHLEFGTFTPKPQPGNAKPRLFRLIDEESIQNAMGFNNEGCEAIKNRVKKIYPFTIPIWANIGKNKVTPNEDAIKDYEILVREFSEICDTFVINVSSPNTPNLRALQDESFIKELFSVILPLTKKPIIFKIAPDMSHEDAIKLCSCAVENGASGVLVSNTSVDYSLSHSSNLKDFGGLSGKVIAKKSKDIFKAVADELYGKTTLIACGGIDSGAEAYERIKMGANLVQIFTSFIFKGPMIARDINLEILELLKKDGFASISKAVGANVKK comes from the coding sequence ATGAGCTTAAACTACAATACTTTAAAATCTATATTTTTCAAATTTGATCCTGAAACTGCCCACAAGATCGCTGAAGTCGCGATGGTTGGGGCAAATAAAATCTTCCCTGGCTCGCTAAGCTTTTTAGCGCACAAATGCGTGGTCGATGACAATGCGCTAAAACAAAATTTATTCTCAAGCACCTACCACAACCCAGTTGGCATAGCTGGCGGCTTTGATAAAAACGCCACGATGTTTGAGGCGCTAACGGCTCTTGGATTTGGGCATTTAGAATTTGGCACATTTACGCCAAAACCGCAGCCTGGCAACGCAAAACCAAGGCTTTTTAGGCTCATAGACGAAGAGAGCATCCAAAATGCGATGGGCTTTAACAACGAAGGCTGTGAGGCTATCAAAAATAGAGTAAAAAAGATCTATCCTTTTACCATACCGATCTGGGCAAACATCGGTAAAAACAAAGTTACACCAAACGAAGACGCGATAAAAGACTATGAAATTTTAGTAAGAGAATTTAGCGAAATTTGCGATACATTTGTCATAAACGTTTCATCGCCAAACACGCCAAATTTAAGAGCGCTTCAAGATGAGAGCTTTATAAAAGAGCTTTTTAGCGTCATTTTGCCTCTCACTAAAAAGCCGATCATCTTTAAAATAGCTCCAGATATGAGCCACGAAGATGCGATCAAGCTTTGTAGCTGCGCGGTAGAAAACGGCGCTAGCGGCGTGCTTGTTTCAAATACAAGCGTTGATTATTCGCTCTCTCACTCATCAAATTTAAAGGATTTTGGCGGACTAAGCGGCAAGGTGATCGCCAAAAAGTCAAAAGATATCTTTAAAGCCGTAGCAGACGAGCTTTATGGCAAGACGACGCTTATCGCGTGTGGCGGCATAGATAGCGGTGCAGAGGCTTATGAGCGCATAAAAATGGGAGCAAATTTAGTCCAAATTTTTACAAGCTTTATCTTCAAAGGGCCGATGATCGCAAGGGATATAAATTTAGAAATTTTAGAGCTTTTAAAAAAAGATGGCTTTGCCTCTATCAGCAAAGCAGTCGGCGCAAACGTTAAAAAATAG